In Cyclobacteriaceae bacterium, the DNA window TAAACGCAATCGCTTCTCCTATGGTCGGTAAGATATTTCTCTTTATTGTGACAGCCTTGCTATTTCAGACATCTTCTTCTTTAAAAGTGGTGCTTTTTTTTGGAGACAGCCTTTCTGCGGGGTACGGCCTCTCACCTGAAGAAGCGTTTCCTGCGCTGGTGGAAAAATCAATGATCAAAAACGGGGTCAGCGTCAAAGTGGTGAATGCCGGACTAAGTGGAGAAACTACAGCCGGAGGATTGGCGAGAGTCGACTGGATCTTGCGGCAACCGATCCATGTGTTTGTCCTTGAACTTGGCGGAAATGATGGGTTAAGAGGTCTTCCGATTGATCAGACCAAATCCAATCTTCAATCAATCATTGACAAAGTCAAAAAAAAATATCCTGACTGTAAAATAGTTCTTGCCGGAATGATGGTACCTCCCAATATGGGGAAAGATTATGCAACCTCTTTTCAAAATCTGTTCAAAGACATTGCTAAGAAAAACGATGCAACACTCATCCCTTTTCTGCTTCAGGATGTGGGTGGAATAGAAAAATTAAATCAGGCAGATGGGATTCATCCTAATGCGGAAGGACACAAGATTGTTGCAAAACATCTCGTTGAGGTAATCTCTCCGCTTGTTGTGAACAACTAGCGAATAACGGACAGTATTCTTTCCACCCAGAGAGAATACATGATTCCTGAAGGGTGCAGACCATCGCCTGCTACATACTCAGGTTTGTCAAGACCCTGACGAGTAAGGTCTGTTATATTGACATACTTAACACCTAATTTTTTTGTGATGGAGCGATTTGCGTCATTGTAGAGATCAATGGCTTTTGTGATTTCCGGTTGTCTTGGTTTTCCAAAAAGAGTATAACCATAATCAGGGATGGAAACCACAAACACGTTTTCCTTTTTACCACCTGCCAGGGTTATTGCCATTTGAAGAAGCTCTTCAAATTCCGGAATATAGCTTTCTACTGACTTATTCTGATATTGATTATTAACTCCAATTAGAAGAGATACGAGTCCGTATTCATTTTTTAAATGAGCTTCCTCAATTGCCTTTTTTAATTGATCGGTGCGCCATCCTGTGACCCCAATGATATGAGGTCTTTCAATTTTTTCACCTTTGGATTGGAGGACTTTTGCCAGTTGTTCAGGCCACCGATCGCTTTCAGAAACACTTTCTCCGATGGTATAAGAATCACCTAGAGCCAGAAATTTTTTACTCACTTGAGAATAGCTTACCTGAACATTTAATAAAATGATGACCCCTAAAATAAAAGCCCTCATTTAACCTTATGCAGGAGTAAAGGTTAATGTGAATACAATTGTAGAAGTGCCTTGAGTAATGTTAAACTCAAGAATCATGTTATTATCATCCAGCTTCTTGACAAACGCAGGGTATGGCACAATACCTCCATTGCCGGCATCTGTCAGATTACCATTTGCATCTCCATAATAATAAATCGCTGAAGCAAAGAGTCCATTTGGAGTCTGGGAATTATCGACTTCAATGTTTAAAGTTAGGCCATCTAATGTGAATGCCCATGTACCGCTTTCAATAGCATCCGGATCGGCTGTATCACATTTTGAAGTTCCTTCTGATGCTGCATAATCCTGAGCTGCATTGTTTGTAAAAGAATAGACGTTGTCAGTAAAACATCCATTAAAAGATGCTGTCTGAACCGCCGCTGAACCAACTTTATAAGTAAACTCTCTCATCTTCCAACTCTTGCTCTTCCCTGCTTCACCAGCCAGGAATTTTGCATTCACCTGAGCACCTAGCGGAGCAGGATCGTCCTTCTTACAGGATGAAATGATCAACAGTCCAAGAATGAAACAGATGCTGAGAAGGTGGGTTAGTCGTAGGTTCTTCATGGTCTAAATTTTTACCAACATACAAAAACGTGTTAACACTTTGAAACAATGGGGAGTCAATCCTTAATGTTTATTGATAAAAAACTTAAAAACCGAGTCATTTTCACCCTGACTGGGTGGCTAATGACAAACTCTACACCGATTGAAATAATGGTTTCACAAATGCTTCTCCAGGATTTAATGAAGTGGTCAACTTCCGGAAACATATTAAAGAACTTGTCAATAGCCTATTGTGGCAATATTCCACCTAAAAAGTGGACTTGCTACAGGAAATATCCTTCAAATTAGGGCTGTAACGGCAATTTTAACTAATTTAATTAGTACTATTTGCTAATATATTTAGTAATTGTATGTTTGCTGTAAATCAAAAGAGAAAGCAGTGAAAACGATCAAATCAGCATTGCTGGGTTTCAAAAAATTGGATGATTCCAATCCGGATGTCCTGCTTGAACAACTCAGGGAAGTCCTCAGTCAGCATCAGGAGATTCTGATCAATCGCCTGCTCCGGGACCTTCCTACTTATCTGGATTATCGATTTAACATGAAATCAACTAAAGCAGAATTGGATGAAATAAAAGACAGGCTTAATTATCTGAAAACCAAAAATGTCGACCTCACAATCTTTGATCACGTACTTCAGCAGGTAAAAACGAAGACGATCACGCAACTGACAAACGAAGTATTTTATACTCAGATCGATGCAGCCATTAAAGTTTATGAAGACGAACCAACAGGAAATGAATTATAAAAAAAATATTATGAACAACGTAATTGATTCAAAAGAAATTGAAAGTATAATCGAATGGTCGGATCTGGAAAAAATCTGGACGCATCTTGAAAAAGTCTATAGTTTAAATACCTTGCCCTATCGGGAAGGATTTAAGAAATACCTTGAAAATATGGCAGGTGATGCCCAGCCAAAGTTCTTTGTAGGATATGGAGAACTTGTCATTGAGCCCACTTTAAATGAAATTCTGAAAAGAGATTCCTCCTATCCTACCTGGAATTATCTTCTTCGGTTTTTATTGAAGATTAAACTAAGTCAAAATCCTGAACAGAGAAATTTCTATCTGGCAGGGGTGTGGAAAAAAAGGTCATTCAATACGCTGAATAATTCTTCTTCTTATCACCTGATGGCTTAAGTTCTGTTGTCACTTGTGTCATTTTCCCTGAACTCCCAGTGCAATGCAATGCGGACATAATGGTCTTCCCGCCTTCCCGGGTCTGATATTATCACGCTCAAGATTATTTCTTTCCGAACACTTATCATTATCATGATAAACCTGGGGTGAGCCAGGATTGACGCTGTGAACAGGTGTAACTTTTGACATATTGAGGCAAATTTGGTTGCCTGCAATTTGAATGAAAGAAAATAGATAGGATTCAAAAGTACACTACAGAAAACAGGACAAAATCTTCATAATCTTTTGCCATAGCCTGAATCATTCGATTTTGGCTATAGGATTATTTAGATAAAATATAGGAATATTTAGACGATGGATACCATTGGAGGTATCCGGCAACAATCTTCGTCAATTTCTATTCTGCTATTATTCGAAACGTAAGGATTCTATCGGATCGAGCTTTGATGCTTTGTTGGCAGGATAATATCCAGATAACAATCCAACTCCAACACAAACTACCAATCCAACGAATATCCATAGCCAGGGAAGAACAAAAGCCATGCTCATCAATTTCGCCAAAGCATTACCCGCAATGACCCCAAGGATAATTCCTAATATTCCGCCTAGCAGACAGACTACGATGGCTTCAATGATAAATTGCTGACGGATCTTTGCAGGTGTCGCTCCCAGTGCTTTTCTCACTCCTACTTCACGAGTCCGTTCTGTTACTGATACCAACATGATATTCATCAAAGCGATGGATGACCCTAATAGCGTTACAAATCCTATACCTAATCCGACCCAGGTAATGATGCTCATTAAATTATTGAGCTCGGATAGTGTATCACTTTTATCCAATTCAAATGAATTCGGCTTTCCAATCTGATCTCTGCGAATGGAGCGCATTAGCCCGGTAGCCTCTCCCATGGCGAGATCAAGTTGCGTTGCATCAGAGACTGCTACTGTAATATCATAGCTAAGTCCACGACCAGAAGCCATCTGATTGGCAACGATCACAGGTATGAATACCATATTATCAAAATTATCCTCAGCGAGATTTCCTTTCTCGACGAGTACTCCAATAACACGGAATTGAGTTCCTTTAAATGACACCTCTTTTCCAAGCGGATCCTCATTCGGGTCAAAGATTGCATCGAATACTTTTTTTCCCAGAATTACAGTCTTCGCACCATATTGAATTTCGAGTGGAGAAAAATTTCTTCCTTTCTCAAAATTGAGAGACTTCACATACATGTAGTCTTCATTGATACCATTGACAGCGATGTTCGGATTAGTCTTTTTTGATAAATGCTTAACCTCTGCGATTCCCGTAAGGTCAGCGGAAAGGCTGATGTACGCTGGAACCTTAAATAGGTCAATAAAACGTTGCGCTTCATTCATCTGAAGCGGCTTATAAACCTTCTGTTTAATACCCGCCTGGCTTGCTCCGCGATTTCTCTTGGATCCGATGTCAAAAGTATTGGCACCGAGGGATGCAAGGCTCTCGTTGAGGGTATATCCGATCCCATCCACTGCTGTGAGAGAGCCTACTAATGCCGTAATTCCAAAGGTCACAATGACTGCGGTTAGAATCGAACGGAGCATGTTGGCCTTAATCGAACGGAGGCCTTCCCTTATATTTTCCAG includes these proteins:
- a CDS encoding SGNH/GDSL hydrolase family protein; protein product: MRAFILGVIILLNVQVSYSQVSKKFLALGDSYTIGESVSESDRWPEQLAKVLQSKGEKIERPHIIGVTGWRTDQLKKAIEEAHLKNEYGLVSLLIGVNNQYQNKSVESYIPEFEELLQMAITLAGGKKENVFVVSIPDYGYTLFGKPRQPEITKAIDLYNDANRSITKKLGVKYVNITDLTRQGLDKPEYVAGDGLHPSGIMYSLWVERILSVIR
- a CDS encoding FtsX-like permease family protein is translated as MLENIREGLRSIKANMLRSILTAVIVTFGITALVGSLTAVDGIGYTLNESLASLGANTFDIGSKRNRGASQAGIKQKVYKPLQMNEAQRFIDLFKVPAYISLSADLTGIAEVKHLSKKTNPNIAVNGINEDYMYVKSLNFEKGRNFSPLEIQYGAKTVILGKKVFDAIFDPNEDPLGKEVSFKGTQFRVIGVLVEKGNLAEDNFDNMVFIPVIVANQMASGRGLSYDITVAVSDATQLDLAMGEATGLMRSIRRDQIGKPNSFELDKSDTLSELNNLMSIITWVGLGIGFVTLLGSSIALMNIMLVSVTERTREVGVRKALGATPAKIRQQFIIEAIVVCLLGGILGIILGVIAGNALAKLMSMAFVLPWLWIFVGLVVCVGVGLLSGYYPANKASKLDPIESLRFE
- a CDS encoding arylesterase — translated: MVGKIFLFIVTALLFQTSSSLKVVLFFGDSLSAGYGLSPEEAFPALVEKSMIKNGVSVKVVNAGLSGETTAGGLARVDWILRQPIHVFVLELGGNDGLRGLPIDQTKSNLQSIIDKVKKKYPDCKIVLAGMMVPPNMGKDYATSFQNLFKDIAKKNDATLIPFLLQDVGGIEKLNQADGIHPNAEGHKIVAKHLVEVISPLVVNN